The proteins below come from a single Crossiella sp. CA-258035 genomic window:
- a CDS encoding TetR/AcrR family transcriptional regulator: MADPQQPQRRSRRSPAAGERQRDAERTKAKIVTAAITEFAAKGYAAARVSEIAARAGVNKQLISYYFGGKEGLYLEVNRSWDTESRPLAAPGLPLTEVVAGFVRHSGQNRDYGRIMVWENLSEDFPDDPNQREFFQARVAEMRRRQDEGEIPADIDPDCLLLALMAAASASLTLPRVAKMISGEDPDSPEFTARYAEQLTRIVRHIQG, encoded by the coding sequence GTGGCAGATCCGCAGCAGCCCCAGCGCAGGTCACGCCGCTCCCCCGCGGCGGGCGAGCGGCAGCGCGACGCCGAGCGCACCAAGGCCAAGATCGTGACCGCGGCCATCACCGAGTTCGCCGCCAAGGGCTACGCCGCCGCCAGGGTCAGCGAGATCGCCGCCCGCGCCGGGGTGAACAAGCAGCTGATCTCCTACTACTTCGGCGGCAAGGAGGGCCTCTACCTGGAGGTCAACCGGAGCTGGGACACCGAGAGCAGGCCACTGGCCGCCCCCGGCCTGCCGCTGACCGAGGTGGTCGCGGGATTTGTCCGGCACAGCGGCCAGAACCGCGACTACGGCCGGATCATGGTGTGGGAGAACCTGTCCGAGGACTTCCCGGACGACCCGAACCAGCGCGAGTTCTTCCAGGCCAGGGTCGCCGAGATGCGCCGCCGCCAGGACGAGGGCGAGATTCCGGCCGACATCGACCCGGACTGCCTGCTGCTGGCCCTGATGGCGGCCGCCAGCGCCAGCCTCACCCTGCCCAGGGTGGCCAAGATGATCAGCGGCGAGGACCCGGACTCACCGGAGTTCACCGCCCGCTACGCCGAGCAGCTGACCAGGATCGTGCGGCACATCCAGGGCTAG
- a CDS encoding NAD(P)/FAD-dependent oxidoreductase: MAFRVAVVGGGTGGLCLAQGLHRAGVEVAVYERSPSRTERLQGYRVHIHPEGARALHGCLPPETWQAFLDTAGRDGGGFGFLTERMEPLLLLDGPVTPPAPQDAHHSASRITLHQVLSAGLDGIVRHGKVFERYERAPNGEVTCHFADGSTATADLLVGADGGNSKVRRQFLPHAQRVDTGVRGIVGKLPLTPANRAWLPELLLAGPKLVTAARDHGMFLAPHELDGDRTTGIGGNDETYAVDAALFDNTSSYLMWALATKESGLAELDPAGLRARAGELIDGWHPLLRRLVAETDPAVVSLLPIRTSVPVDPWPATNITLIGDAIHSMTPFRGIGANIALRDANVLCHNLIAAHRGERDLLDAVGDYERQMRDYGFQAVRDSLRAAGQFVSANRFGRLMFRTVLRTAAAVPPLKRLFR; this comes from the coding sequence ATGGCGTTTCGAGTCGCGGTGGTCGGCGGCGGGACCGGTGGGTTGTGCCTGGCCCAGGGGCTGCACCGGGCCGGGGTGGAGGTGGCGGTGTACGAGCGCTCGCCCTCACGCACCGAACGGTTGCAGGGCTACCGGGTGCACATCCACCCGGAGGGCGCGCGGGCGCTGCACGGCTGCCTGCCGCCGGAGACCTGGCAGGCGTTCCTGGACACCGCGGGCCGCGACGGCGGCGGGTTCGGGTTCCTCACCGAGCGCATGGAACCGTTGCTGCTACTGGACGGCCCGGTGACACCGCCCGCCCCGCAGGACGCGCACCACTCGGCCAGCCGGATCACCCTGCACCAGGTGCTCTCCGCCGGACTGGACGGGATCGTCCGGCACGGCAAGGTGTTCGAGCGCTACGAGCGCGCGCCGAACGGGGAGGTCACCTGCCACTTCGCCGACGGCAGTACCGCCACCGCCGACCTGCTGGTGGGCGCGGACGGCGGCAACTCCAAGGTGCGCCGCCAGTTCCTGCCGCACGCGCAACGGGTGGACACCGGCGTGCGCGGCATCGTGGGCAAGCTGCCGCTGACCCCGGCGAACCGGGCCTGGCTGCCCGAACTGCTGCTCGCCGGGCCCAAGCTGGTCACCGCGGCCAGGGACCACGGCATGTTCCTGGCCCCGCACGAGCTCGACGGTGACCGGACGACCGGCATCGGCGGCAACGACGAGACCTACGCGGTGGACGCGGCGCTGTTCGACAACACCAGCAGCTACCTGATGTGGGCCTTGGCCACCAAGGAGTCCGGGCTGGCCGAACTGGACCCAGCCGGGCTGCGCGCGCGGGCGGGCGAGCTGATCGACGGCTGGCACCCGCTGCTGCGGCGGCTGGTCGCCGAGACCGACCCGGCGGTGGTGTCCCTGTTGCCGATCCGCACCTCGGTGCCGGTGGATCCCTGGCCTGCCACCAACATCACCCTGATCGGCGACGCCATCCACAGCATGACGCCCTTCCGCGGCATCGGCGCCAACATCGCGCTGCGTGATGCGAACGTGCTGTGCCACAACCTGATCGCCGCGCACCGGGGCGAACGGGACCTGCTCGACGCGGTGGGCGACTACGAGCGCCAGATGCGCGACTACGGCTTCCAGGCCGTGCGCGACTCACTGCGCGCGGCCGGCCAGTTCGTCTCCGCCAACCGGTTCGGCCGCCTCATGTTCCGCACCGTGCTGCGCACCGCGGCCGCCGTGCCGCCGCTGAAGCGCCTGTTCCGGTGA
- a CDS encoding RecQ family ATP-dependent DNA helicase, giving the protein MDEQVLRELAEERLRALAGPEARLREDQWAAIRALVVDRRRTLVVQRTGWGKSAVYFVATALLRELGEGPTVIVSPLLALMRNQVAAAARAGVQAATINSANAQEWNTVQEAVAMGEVDVLLVSPERLNNPDFRDSVLPELVQDTGLLVVDEAHCISDWGHDFRPDYRRLRTLIGELPEDIPVLATTATANDRVVHDVAEQLGLGDQQALVLRGPLDRESLRLSVVRQPNAAQRLAWLAKTLHELPGSGIVYTLTVAAATEVSAFLREHGHTVAAYSGQTDPAERQQAEEDLLGNKVKALVATSALGMGFDKPDLGFVVHLGAPQSPIAYYQQIGRAGRGVRRAEVILLPGAEDRDIWNYFASMAFPPEALVRQLLDTLQSAGGTLSTAALEPRVELSRSRLEVVLKVLDVDGAVRRVRGGWEATGQEWRYEADRYARVAKAREAEQQAMLDYQSTKGCRMEFLLRQLDDPQAVPCGRCDNCTGQNWSAEVPAEAVAEAGARLRRPGVELAPRKQWPTGMSAMGIELSGRIAGEESAETGRALGRLTDIGWGNRLRGMFAAGAPDEPVSDEVFNACVTVLADWKNHWSARPVGVVAIESRTRPQLVASLTKRLAAIGRLPFLGRVAVDAGVRRSGANSAHRVAGLTAALRLPDDLVANLSTVDGPVLLVDDFTDSGWTMAVAARLIRRAGAKGVLPFALASTS; this is encoded by the coding sequence GTGGACGAACAGGTCTTGCGCGAACTGGCCGAGGAACGCCTCCGAGCACTGGCGGGGCCGGAAGCCCGGCTGCGCGAGGACCAGTGGGCGGCGATCCGCGCCCTGGTGGTCGACCGCAGGCGCACGCTGGTGGTGCAGCGCACCGGCTGGGGCAAATCGGCGGTGTACTTCGTGGCCACCGCGCTGCTGCGGGAGCTCGGCGAAGGCCCGACGGTGATCGTCTCGCCGCTGTTGGCCCTGATGCGCAACCAGGTCGCCGCGGCCGCGCGGGCCGGGGTGCAGGCGGCCACCATCAACTCGGCCAACGCGCAGGAGTGGAACACCGTGCAGGAGGCCGTCGCCATGGGCGAGGTCGACGTGCTGCTGGTGAGCCCCGAACGGCTGAACAACCCCGACTTCCGCGACTCCGTGCTACCCGAACTGGTGCAGGACACCGGCTTGCTGGTCGTGGACGAGGCGCACTGCATCTCCGACTGGGGCCACGACTTCCGCCCGGACTACCGCAGGCTGCGCACGCTCATCGGCGAGCTGCCCGAGGACATCCCGGTGCTGGCCACCACCGCCACCGCCAACGACCGGGTGGTGCACGACGTGGCCGAGCAGCTCGGCCTCGGCGACCAGCAGGCCCTGGTGCTGCGCGGGCCGCTGGACCGGGAGAGCCTGCGGCTGTCCGTGGTCCGGCAGCCGAACGCGGCGCAGCGGCTGGCCTGGCTGGCCAAGACCCTGCACGAGCTGCCCGGCTCCGGCATCGTCTACACGCTCACCGTGGCCGCGGCCACCGAGGTCTCGGCCTTCCTGCGCGAGCACGGGCACACCGTGGCCGCCTACTCCGGCCAGACCGACCCGGCCGAGCGGCAGCAGGCCGAGGAGGACCTGCTGGGCAACAAGGTCAAGGCGCTGGTCGCGACCTCCGCGCTGGGCATGGGTTTCGACAAGCCGGACCTCGGCTTCGTGGTGCACCTCGGCGCGCCGCAGTCGCCGATCGCCTACTACCAGCAGATCGGCCGCGCGGGCCGTGGGGTGCGGCGGGCCGAGGTGATCCTGTTGCCGGGCGCGGAGGACCGGGACATCTGGAACTACTTCGCCTCGATGGCCTTCCCGCCGGAAGCCCTGGTGCGCCAGCTGCTGGACACCCTCCAGTCCGCGGGCGGCACGCTGTCCACCGCGGCGCTGGAGCCCAGGGTGGAGCTGAGCCGCAGCCGGCTCGAGGTGGTGCTCAAGGTGCTCGACGTGGACGGCGCGGTGCGCCGGGTGCGCGGCGGCTGGGAGGCCACCGGGCAGGAGTGGCGTTACGAGGCCGACCGGTACGCCAGGGTGGCCAAGGCCCGCGAGGCCGAGCAGCAGGCGATGCTGGACTACCAGTCCACCAAGGGCTGCCGGATGGAGTTCCTGCTCCGCCAGCTGGACGACCCGCAGGCCGTGCCGTGCGGGCGCTGTGACAACTGCACCGGCCAGAACTGGTCCGCGGAGGTGCCGGCAGAGGCGGTGGCCGAGGCCGGCGCGCGGCTGCGGCGGCCGGGGGTCGAGCTGGCCCCGCGCAAGCAGTGGCCGACCGGCATGTCGGCCATGGGCATCGAGCTGAGCGGGCGGATCGCGGGCGAGGAGTCCGCCGAGACCGGGCGGGCGCTGGGCAGGCTCACCGACATCGGCTGGGGCAACCGGCTGCGCGGGATGTTCGCCGCGGGCGCGCCGGACGAGCCGGTCAGCGACGAGGTGTTCAACGCCTGCGTCACGGTGCTCGCCGACTGGAAGAACCACTGGTCGGCCCGCCCGGTCGGGGTGGTCGCGATCGAGTCCCGCACCCGCCCGCAGCTGGTGGCCAGCCTGACCAAGCGGCTGGCCGCGATCGGCAGGCTGCCGTTCCTGGGCCGGGTCGCGGTGGACGCCGGGGTGCGCCGCTCCGGCGCGAACAGCGCGCACCGGGTGGCCGGGTTGACCGCGGCGCTGCGGCTGCCCGACGACCTGGTCGCGAATCTGTCCACTGTGGACGGTCCGGTGCTGCTGGTGGACGACTTCACCGACTCCGGCTGGACCATGGCGGTGGCGGCCAGGCTGATCCGCCGCGCCGGCGCGAAGGGAGTGCTGCCGTTCGCGCTGGCCAGCACCAGCTGA
- the rplU gene encoding 50S ribosomal protein L21, translated as MYAIVKTGGKQYKVAVGDVVEVEKLTGEPGAEVSFPALLVVDGNDVITDANALGKIAVTGKVVEHSKGPKIRIHKFKNKTGYHKRQGHRQRLTKVEVTGIAK; from the coding sequence ATGTACGCGATTGTCAAGACCGGCGGCAAGCAGTACAAGGTGGCTGTCGGCGACGTCGTCGAGGTCGAGAAGCTGACCGGCGAGCCGGGCGCTGAGGTCTCGTTCCCCGCGCTGCTCGTCGTGGACGGCAACGACGTCATCACCGACGCGAACGCCCTGGGCAAGATCGCCGTGACCGGCAAGGTCGTGGAGCACTCCAAGGGCCCCAAGATCCGCATTCACAAGTTCAAGAACAAGACCGGCTACCACAAGCGCCAGGGTCACCGCCAGCGGCTGACCAAGGTCGAGGTCACCGGCATCGCGAAGTAA
- a CDS encoding translation initiation factor IF-2 N-terminal domain-containing protein — translation MSNMESPAGHTGGDSTASGELAGLPPKLRVHALAKLLGASSRDVMATLEQLGETVRSAQSSISRDVAERVAEALLPDEDQVDLDDTTLDAPVAEAEPEPVAAPLAPVFAAPQPLFMAPAQPAPAPARKRAPEPVAAPAEEPETEDEDQHDEHAGGDADDDEAGNRRRRRRGRRGRGRGRGAAEDGEDGEDGPEEHEQQPAASAEEPVAEDDDEDDEDGGTRRRRRRRRRKGGGEDEPSPRADDPPNTVVHVREVRENRQDAPPGPLSSDDEVRSVKGSTRLEAKRQRRRDGREAGRRRAPILSEAEFLARREAVDRKMVVREREDRIQIAVLEDGVLVEHFVTSSGSGSLVGNVYLGRVQNVLPSMEAAFVDIGKGRNAVLYAGEVDWDAAGLEGKARKIEQALSTGDSVLVQVTKDPVGHKGARLTTQISLPGRFLVYVPGGGATGISRKLPDTERKRLKDILKRIVPEDAGVIIRTASEGISEDALGRDVGRLRAQWEIIKEKADVPKAQAPQLLYEEPDLLIKVIRDLFTEDFSALIVQGAQAGEVIENYVQHVAPDLASRLRKHVGANDVFTEHRITEQITKALDRKVWLPSGGYLVIDRTEAMTVIDVNTGKFTGSGGNLEETVTRNNLEAAEEIVRQLRLRDVGGIIVVDFIDMVLESNRDLVLRRLTECLGRDRTRHQVAEVTSLGLVQMTRKRVGTGLLEAFSATCEHCRGRGLVVSTEPLHSHGGGNGGAKNGNGKSGNGNGSGNGNGAAAGAPSGGSGSGTGAAAGSGKEGRRSRQRNRGGGQDQPAAEVATETHIETAPVTTPQAETERTAPAKSEAERPEQAKAEPAKKDSAKRREAKREAAKAEQAAPAAEQAPEQPAVAAQEPAGAGLNGHGGQHEEQREPVTVPATAKRRQPRRAVRRAAGPPVTGIKEG, via the coding sequence ATGTCGAACATGGAAAGCCCTGCCGGCCACACCGGCGGGGATAGCACCGCATCCGGGGAACTGGCAGGTCTGCCCCCCAAGCTGCGGGTACACGCGCTGGCCAAGTTGCTCGGCGCCAGCTCTCGGGACGTCATGGCGACGCTCGAGCAGCTCGGCGAGACCGTGCGCAGTGCCCAGTCCAGCATCAGCAGGGACGTGGCCGAACGGGTCGCCGAAGCGCTGCTGCCCGACGAGGACCAGGTCGACCTCGACGACACGACGCTGGACGCGCCGGTCGCCGAGGCCGAGCCGGAGCCGGTAGCGGCCCCGCTCGCCCCGGTCTTCGCCGCGCCGCAGCCGCTGTTCATGGCCCCGGCCCAGCCCGCTCCCGCGCCTGCCCGCAAGCGGGCGCCGGAGCCGGTGGCCGCGCCCGCTGAGGAGCCTGAGACTGAGGACGAGGACCAGCACGACGAGCACGCCGGTGGCGACGCCGACGACGACGAAGCGGGCAACCGCCGTCGCCGTCGCCGTGGCCGCAGGGGTCGTGGTCGTGGTCGTGGCGCCGCCGAGGACGGCGAGGACGGCGAGGACGGGCCGGAGGAGCACGAGCAGCAGCCCGCCGCGTCGGCCGAGGAGCCGGTGGCCGAGGACGACGACGAGGACGACGAGGACGGGGGCACCCGCCGCCGTCGCCGCCGCCGTCGCCGCAAGGGCGGTGGCGAGGACGAGCCCTCGCCGCGCGCCGACGACCCGCCGAACACCGTGGTGCACGTCCGCGAGGTGCGGGAGAACCGCCAGGACGCTCCGCCCGGACCGCTGTCCTCCGACGACGAGGTGCGCAGCGTCAAGGGCTCGACCCGGCTGGAGGCCAAGCGGCAGCGCCGCAGGGACGGCCGGGAGGCCGGTCGCCGCCGCGCGCCGATCCTGTCCGAGGCCGAGTTCCTGGCCCGCCGCGAGGCGGTGGACCGCAAGATGGTGGTCCGCGAGCGCGAGGACCGGATCCAGATCGCGGTGCTGGAGGACGGGGTGCTCGTCGAGCACTTCGTGACCTCCTCCGGCAGCGGCTCGCTGGTCGGCAACGTCTACCTCGGCCGGGTGCAGAACGTGCTGCCCAGCATGGAGGCCGCCTTCGTCGACATCGGCAAGGGCCGCAACGCGGTGCTCTACGCCGGTGAGGTCGACTGGGACGCCGCCGGCCTGGAGGGCAAGGCGCGCAAGATCGAGCAGGCGCTCTCCACCGGCGACAGCGTGCTGGTGCAGGTCACCAAGGACCCGGTCGGGCACAAGGGCGCCCGGCTGACCACCCAGATCAGCCTGCCGGGCCGCTTCCTGGTCTACGTGCCGGGCGGCGGGGCCACCGGCATCAGCCGCAAGCTCCCGGACACCGAGCGCAAGCGTCTCAAGGACATCCTCAAGCGGATCGTGCCCGAGGACGCCGGTGTGATCATCCGAACCGCCTCGGAGGGCATCAGCGAGGACGCCCTCGGCCGCGACGTGGGCCGGCTGCGCGCGCAGTGGGAGATCATCAAGGAGAAGGCGGACGTGCCCAAGGCGCAGGCCCCGCAGCTGCTCTACGAGGAGCCGGACCTGCTGATCAAGGTCATCCGCGACCTGTTCACCGAGGACTTCTCCGCGCTGATCGTGCAGGGCGCCCAGGCGGGCGAGGTGATCGAGAACTACGTGCAGCACGTGGCTCCCGACCTGGCCTCCCGGCTGCGCAAGCACGTGGGCGCCAACGACGTGTTCACCGAGCACCGGATCACCGAGCAGATCACCAAGGCGCTGGACCGCAAGGTCTGGCTGCCCTCCGGCGGCTACCTGGTCATCGACCGCACCGAGGCGATGACCGTGATCGACGTGAACACCGGCAAGTTCACCGGGTCGGGCGGCAACCTCGAGGAGACGGTGACCCGCAACAACCTGGAGGCGGCCGAGGAGATCGTCCGCCAGCTCCGGCTGCGGGACGTGGGCGGCATCATCGTGGTCGACTTCATCGACATGGTGCTGGAGTCCAACCGCGACCTGGTGCTGCGCAGGCTCACCGAGTGCCTCGGGCGGGACCGCACCCGGCACCAGGTGGCCGAGGTCACCTCGCTCGGCCTGGTGCAGATGACCCGCAAGCGGGTCGGCACCGGGCTGCTGGAGGCCTTCAGCGCCACCTGTGAGCACTGCCGCGGGCGTGGCCTGGTGGTCTCCACCGAGCCGCTGCACTCCCACGGCGGTGGCAACGGCGGGGCCAAGAACGGCAACGGCAAGAGCGGCAACGGCAACGGCAGCGGAAATGGCAACGGGGCCGCGGCCGGCGCGCCCAGCGGGGGCTCCGGCTCCGGTACTGGTGCCGCCGCCGGTTCCGGCAAGGAAGGCCGCCGGTCCCGGCAGCGCAACCGCGGCGGTGGGCAGGACCAGCCCGCGGCCGAGGTCGCCACCGAGACGCACATCGAGACCGCGCCGGTGACCACGCCGCAGGCCGAGACCGAGCGCACCGCGCCCGCCAAGAGCGAGGCGGAGCGGCCGGAACAGGCCAAGGCCGAGCCGGCCAAGAAGGACTCCGCCAAGCGGCGGGAGGCCAAGCGTGAGGCCGCCAAGGCCGAGCAGGCCGCCCCGGCGGCTGAGCAGGCCCCTGAGCAGCCCGCGGTGGCCGCCCAGGAGCCCGCTGGCGCGGGCCTCAACGGCCACGGCGGTCAGCACGAGGAGCAGCGGGAGCCGGTGACGGTCCCCGCGACCGCCAAGCGGCGCCAGCCCCGGCGAGCCGTCCGACGGGCCGCTGGCCCGCCCGTGACCGGCATCAAAGAGGGCTGA
- the rpmA gene encoding 50S ribosomal protein L27, producing the protein MAHKKGASSSRNGRDSNPQYLGVKRFGGQVVKAGEILIRQRGTKFHPGVDVGRGKDDTLFALSAGAVKFGIKRGRKTVNIVPVEA; encoded by the coding sequence ATGGCACACAAAAAGGGCGCATCCAGCTCCCGTAACGGCCGCGACTCGAACCCCCAGTACCTGGGCGTGAAGCGTTTCGGTGGCCAGGTCGTCAAGGCCGGGGAGATCCTCATCCGTCAGCGCGGCACCAAGTTCCACCCGGGTGTGGACGTTGGCCGCGGCAAGGACGACACGCTGTTCGCGCTGTCCGCCGGTGCGGTCAAGTTCGGCATCAAGCGTGGTCGCAAGACCGTGAACATCGTCCCGGTCGAGGCCTGA
- the obgE gene encoding GTPase ObgE has protein sequence MSRFVDRVVINAAAGDGGNGCASVHREKFKPLGGPDGGNGGRGGDVVLVVDGNVHTLLDFHFRPNARAGNGKFGKGSHQDGAAGADLELHVPDGTVVMTEDGEVVADLVGEGTRLIAAQGGRGGLGNAALANRARKAPGFALLGEPGETRSLVLELKSVADAGLVGFPSAGKSSLIAVLSAARPKIADYPFTTLVPNLGVVTAGETVYTVADVPGLIPGASEGRGLGLDFLRHIERCAVLVHVVDCATFEPGRDPVSDVDALEHELARYTPSLGTKLEDRPRIVVLNKIDVPDARELAEMVTAEFEARGLKVFPVSTATREGLRELSFALAAEVQAYRAAQPKQEATRIVLRPRAVDEKDFTVVADPEREGGFIIRGERPERWVRQTNFDNNEAIGYLADRLNRLGVEEAIAKLGAVPGCPVTIGDMTFDWEPSTPAGVAAMGPTSGRGTDTRLEPNDRIGAAERKHAKRVRRGLVDVEDFGDEEADDKE, from the coding sequence GTGTCTCGGTTCGTCGACCGCGTGGTGATCAACGCGGCGGCCGGTGACGGCGGCAACGGGTGCGCCTCGGTGCACCGGGAGAAGTTCAAGCCGCTCGGCGGACCGGACGGTGGCAACGGCGGGCGTGGCGGGGACGTCGTGCTGGTGGTGGACGGCAACGTGCACACGCTGCTGGACTTCCACTTCCGGCCGAACGCCCGCGCGGGCAACGGCAAGTTCGGCAAGGGCTCGCACCAGGACGGCGCGGCAGGCGCCGACCTGGAGCTGCACGTGCCGGACGGCACCGTGGTGATGACCGAGGACGGCGAGGTGGTCGCGGACCTGGTCGGCGAGGGCACCCGGCTGATCGCGGCCCAGGGCGGCCGCGGCGGGCTGGGCAACGCCGCGCTGGCCAACCGGGCCCGCAAGGCGCCGGGGTTCGCGCTGCTGGGCGAGCCGGGTGAGACCCGCAGCCTGGTGCTGGAGCTCAAGTCGGTGGCCGACGCCGGCCTGGTCGGCTTCCCGTCGGCCGGCAAGTCCTCGCTGATCGCGGTGCTGTCCGCGGCCCGGCCCAAGATCGCTGACTACCCGTTCACCACGCTGGTGCCCAACCTGGGCGTGGTCACCGCGGGCGAGACCGTCTACACCGTGGCCGACGTGCCCGGCCTGATCCCCGGCGCGAGCGAGGGCCGCGGCCTCGGCCTGGACTTCCTGCGGCACATCGAGCGCTGCGCGGTGCTGGTGCACGTGGTGGACTGCGCCACCTTCGAGCCCGGCCGCGACCCGGTCTCCGATGTGGACGCGCTGGAGCACGAGCTGGCCCGCTACACCCCGTCGCTGGGCACCAAGCTCGAGGACCGGCCGCGGATCGTGGTGCTGAACAAGATCGACGTGCCGGATGCCAGGGAGCTGGCCGAGATGGTCACCGCCGAGTTCGAGGCGCGCGGCCTGAAGGTGTTCCCGGTCTCCACCGCCACCCGTGAGGGCCTGCGCGAGCTGAGCTTCGCGCTGGCCGCCGAGGTGCAGGCATACCGGGCCGCCCAGCCCAAGCAGGAAGCCACCCGGATCGTGCTGCGCCCCCGCGCGGTGGACGAGAAGGACTTCACCGTGGTCGCGGACCCGGAGCGGGAAGGCGGCTTCATCATCCGCGGCGAGCGGCCGGAGCGCTGGGTGCGGCAGACCAACTTCGACAACAACGAGGCCATCGGCTACCTCGCGGACCGGCTCAACCGGCTGGGCGTCGAGGAGGCCATCGCCAAGCTGGGCGCGGTGCCGGGCTGCCCGGTCACCATCGGCGACATGACCTTCGACTGGGAGCCCTCCACCCCGGCCGGCGTGGCCGCGATGGGGCCGACCAGCGGCCGCGGCACGGACACCCGGCTGGAGCCCAACGACCGGATCGGCGCGGCCGAGCGCAAGCACGCCAAGCGGGTCCGGCGCGGGCTGGTCGACGTCGAGGACTTCGGCGACGAGGAAGCTGACGACAAGGAGTGA
- the proB gene encoding glutamate 5-kinase — protein MATQSQARSQIAAARRIVVKVGSSSLTTAEGGLDPARLDALVEALATRQRAGSQVVLVSSGAIAAGLAPLQLRRRPRDLASQQAAASVGQLQLAHAYTASFARFGLVVGQVLLTADDVVRRAHYRNAQRTFDRLLALGAVPVVNENDTVATDEIRFGDNDRLAALVAHLVGADALVLLSDVDGVYDRNPRQPGAQLIREIAGSSDVDGVDVTAAGSGLGTGGMASKLAAARLASAAGIPVLLTAAADAALALGPAEVGTAFAVTGPRLSARRFWLGHAAGAAGRLHLDDGAVAAVVGRRRSLLAAGITGVDGDFEAGDVVELLDLRGHVVARGVAGFDAAELPALIGRSSHELPAEQRREVVHADDLVPF, from the coding sequence GTGGCAACGCAGTCCCAGGCGCGGAGCCAGATCGCGGCCGCCCGGCGGATCGTGGTCAAGGTGGGCTCGTCCTCCCTGACCACGGCCGAGGGCGGGCTGGATCCGGCGCGGCTGGACGCCCTGGTGGAGGCGCTGGCCACCCGGCAGCGGGCGGGCAGCCAGGTGGTGCTGGTCTCCTCCGGCGCCATCGCGGCCGGACTGGCCCCGCTGCAGCTGCGGCGGCGGCCGAGGGACCTGGCCAGCCAGCAGGCCGCGGCCAGCGTCGGCCAGCTCCAGCTCGCGCACGCCTACACCGCCTCCTTCGCCCGCTTCGGCCTGGTGGTCGGACAGGTGCTGCTCACCGCGGACGACGTGGTGCGGCGCGCGCACTACCGCAACGCGCAGCGCACCTTCGACCGGCTGCTCGCGCTGGGCGCGGTGCCGGTGGTGAACGAGAACGACACGGTGGCCACCGACGAGATCCGCTTCGGCGACAACGACCGGCTGGCCGCGCTGGTGGCGCACCTGGTCGGCGCGGACGCGCTCGTTTTACTGTCCGATGTGGACGGTGTGTACGACCGGAACCCGCGGCAGCCTGGGGCTCAGCTGATCCGTGAGATCGCCGGATCGTCCGATGTGGACGGTGTTGACGTGACCGCGGCCGGTTCGGGCCTGGGCACCGGGGGCATGGCCTCCAAGCTCGCCGCGGCCCGGCTGGCCTCGGCCGCCGGCATCCCGGTGCTGCTGACCGCGGCCGCCGACGCGGCGCTCGCGCTCGGCCCGGCCGAGGTGGGCACCGCCTTCGCGGTCACCGGGCCCCGCCTGTCCGCCCGCCGGTTCTGGCTCGGCCACGCCGCGGGTGCGGCCGGCAGGCTGCACCTGGACGACGGCGCGGTGGCCGCGGTGGTCGGCCGCCGCCGTTCGCTGCTGGCGGCCGGGATCACCGGTGTGGACGGCGACTTCGAGGCCGGGGACGTGGTCGAGCTGCTCGACCTGCGCGGTCACGTGGTGGCCAGGGGCGTGGCCGGGTTCGACGCGGCTGAGCTGCCCGCGCTGATCGGCCGGTCCAGCCACGAGCTGCCTGCCGAGCAGCGGCGCGAGGTCGTGCACGCCGACGACCTGGTGCCGTTCTAG